The following are encoded together in the Flammeovirga agarivorans genome:
- a CDS encoding NAD(P)H-binding protein → MEFSAIKNVSIIGAGWLGMPLIDQLIEAGYNVKASTSTEEKLIDIRTKGAKAYLLKFTPTCQDMEALKDLLDTDVVIILLPPRFRQHNMVTYHAEQIKVIKDLIEDLPVNKVIYSSSISVYENSNKEINENAEVSHHSKSKAITMAEEVLRINTDLDATILRFGGLMGYDRIPAKYVDGKKDLSYGDIPVNYTFRDDAVRSIMKILEVNDHNSWNKVFNVVAPEHPPKKSVYEASLKYGDYIMPTFSSEDKAPPFKIINSDKIVNKIGFNFIYENPLEFIYNENSI, encoded by the coding sequence ATGGAATTCTCTGCAATAAAAAATGTTAGTATTATTGGAGCTGGATGGTTGGGCATGCCTTTAATTGATCAATTAATAGAGGCAGGGTACAATGTAAAAGCATCAACAAGTACAGAAGAAAAACTCATTGATATTCGCACAAAAGGAGCAAAAGCTTATCTACTAAAATTCACTCCGACTTGTCAAGATATGGAGGCTCTAAAAGACCTTCTAGACACTGATGTAGTCATTATTTTACTACCCCCAAGATTTAGACAGCATAATATGGTTACTTATCATGCTGAACAAATAAAAGTTATTAAAGACTTGATAGAAGACTTGCCTGTCAATAAGGTAATTTATAGCAGTTCTATAAGTGTTTATGAAAATAGTAATAAGGAAATAAATGAGAATGCAGAAGTTTCACATCACTCTAAATCCAAAGCAATTACTATGGCCGAAGAAGTCTTAAGGATCAATACAGACTTGGATGCTACTATTTTAAGATTTGGAGGTTTAATGGGATATGATAGAATTCCTGCAAAATATGTTGATGGCAAAAAGGACCTTAGCTATGGTGATATTCCTGTGAACTACACTTTCAGAGATGATGCGGTAAGATCAATTATGAAAATATTAGAAGTAAATGATCATAACAGCTGGAATAAGGTCTTTAATGTTGTTGCTCCTGAACATCCTCCAAAGAAATCTGTTTATGAAGCATCATTAAAATATGGTGATTACATTATGCCTACTTTTTCTTCGGAAGATAAAGCCCCTCCTTTCAAGATCATTAATAGTGATAAAATTGTCAATAAGATTGGGTTTAATTTTATCTACGAAAATCCTTTAGAGTTTATTTACAATGAAAACTCTATATGA